A region of Bacillus cabrialesii DNA encodes the following proteins:
- the narK gene encoding nitrate transporter NarK produces MFNRQHIQLSLQSLSLVAGFMVWVLISSLISQITLDIHLSKGEISLVTAIPVILGSLLRIPLGYLTNRFGARLMFMISFILLLFPVFWISIADSLFDLIAGGFFLGIGGAVFSIGVTSLPKYYPKEKHGVVNGIYGAGNIGTAITTFAAPVIAQAAGWKATVQMYLVLLAVFALLHVLFGDRHEKKVNVSVKTQIKAVYRNHVLWFLSLFYFITFGAFVAFTIYLPNFLVEHFGLNPADAGLRTAGFIAVSTLLRPAGGFLADKMSPLRILMFVFAGLTLSGIILSFSPTIGLYTFGTLTVAVCSGIGNGTVFKLVPFYFSKQAGIANGIVSAMGGLGGFFPPLILASVFQTTGQYAIGFMALSEVALASFVLVIWMYWQERMKTHTERNSQSVN; encoded by the coding sequence ATGTTCAACCGTCAACACATTCAATTATCGTTACAGTCATTAAGCTTGGTGGCAGGGTTTATGGTGTGGGTGCTGATTTCATCACTCATTTCCCAAATCACATTAGATATTCATTTAAGCAAGGGCGAGATTTCTTTGGTGACGGCGATTCCCGTGATCCTCGGGTCGCTTCTCCGCATTCCTTTAGGGTATTTAACGAACAGGTTTGGAGCAAGGCTGATGTTTATGATCAGCTTCATTCTGCTTTTATTTCCTGTGTTTTGGATCAGTATTGCGGATTCTCTGTTTGATTTAATCGCAGGCGGTTTTTTCTTAGGGATCGGAGGAGCGGTATTCTCCATCGGGGTGACATCCCTTCCGAAATATTATCCGAAAGAAAAGCACGGTGTCGTCAATGGAATTTACGGGGCCGGAAACATCGGAACCGCCATTACCACATTTGCGGCGCCGGTTATCGCTCAAGCTGCGGGATGGAAAGCAACTGTACAGATGTATTTAGTATTGCTGGCAGTTTTCGCATTGCTGCACGTATTGTTCGGCGACCGGCATGAGAAGAAAGTGAATGTTTCCGTAAAAACTCAAATCAAAGCCGTTTATCGAAATCATGTGCTATGGTTTCTGAGCCTGTTTTATTTTATTACATTTGGCGCCTTTGTCGCCTTCACCATCTATCTGCCGAACTTTCTGGTGGAGCACTTTGGGCTGAATCCCGCGGACGCCGGTTTGCGGACGGCTGGCTTTATTGCCGTCTCCACGCTGCTCAGGCCAGCGGGCGGATTCCTGGCTGATAAAATGAGTCCGCTTCGCATCTTGATGTTTGTATTTGCGGGACTTACATTATCAGGCATAATCTTGTCGTTCTCGCCGACGATCGGCCTTTATACGTTCGGGACATTAACGGTGGCGGTCTGCTCAGGTATAGGAAACGGGACTGTTTTTAAATTGGTGCCTTTCTACTTTTCGAAGCAAGCGGGGATTGCAAATGGTATTGTGTCTGCCATGGGCGGATTAGGCGGATTTTTCCCTCCGCTGATTTTGGCGAGTGTCTTTCAGACAACGGGCCAATACGCGATCGGTTTTATGGCACTTTCGGAAGTTGCATTAGCCAGCTTTGTCCTTGTCATATGGATGTATTGGCAGGAAAGAATGAAAACGCACACGGAGAGAAACAGTCAGAGCGTCAACTGA
- a CDS encoding YwiC-like family protein: MKALIPKQHGAWAMLLIPFLLGMVKGGPVLWHIPLFLGWLFLYLAVYPVTLALKKKQLNPYQKWICYYGFPACCFLVISVFHKPPLIWAGVSLLPLFLIHMYFARQKNERALVNDIAGVLFFCSGGLASCWLGTGTLDGWAWFIFSQSALFFIGSSFYVKSVIRERKNRGFAYWSWGYHLLLPFLSALFGAGWAFLAFIPSSLRAWFFHGRDWPVKTIGILEIVNACFFFAVMCMFITR, translated from the coding sequence ATGAAGGCGCTGATTCCGAAGCAGCACGGCGCATGGGCAATGCTGCTGATTCCATTTTTACTCGGGATGGTCAAGGGCGGTCCCGTTCTCTGGCATATTCCGCTCTTCCTTGGCTGGCTTTTCCTATACTTGGCGGTTTATCCCGTTACGCTCGCCTTGAAAAAGAAACAACTCAACCCCTATCAAAAGTGGATATGTTATTACGGTTTTCCGGCCTGCTGCTTTTTGGTCATTTCTGTTTTTCATAAGCCGCCGCTCATCTGGGCTGGCGTTTCTTTATTGCCGCTGTTTCTCATTCATATGTATTTTGCCCGCCAAAAAAACGAACGGGCCCTAGTGAATGATATCGCGGGAGTCTTGTTCTTTTGTTCGGGCGGGCTTGCGAGCTGCTGGCTGGGGACGGGAACCCTTGACGGCTGGGCTTGGTTTATTTTTTCCCAATCCGCTTTATTTTTTATTGGGAGTTCCTTTTATGTGAAGTCGGTGATCCGGGAGAGAAAAAACAGAGGGTTTGCATACTGGTCATGGGGATATCACCTGCTGCTCCCCTTTTTATCCGCTCTTTTCGGAGCAGGATGGGCGTTTCTCGCTTTTATCCCGAGCAGCTTGCGGGCATGGTTTTTTCATGGAAGGGATTGGCCCGTAAAAACGATCGGTATTCTAGAAATCGTGAATGCCTGCTTCTTTTTTGCCGTCATGTGCATGTTTATCACAAGATAA
- the fnr gene encoding fumarate/nitrate reduction transcriptional regulator Fnr has protein sequence MNFLSVRPSDSDFLSSGLYELLESISTKRKMEKHTYLFREGMDAEELYLIQSGLIEIGKLTSDGKDLTLRICQKNDIVGELTLFTEEPRYMLSAKVLEDGEVLVINKNKLEKELIQNGALTFEFMKWMSTHLRKIQSKIRDLLLHGKKGALYSTLIRLSNSYGVERSDGILINIVLTNQDLAKFCAAARESVNRMLGDLRKQGVISIDESGKIILHKRDYLRCEIECENCPLEICNID, from the coding sequence ATGAATTTTCTCTCTGTTCGACCATCTGATAGTGACTTTCTTTCCAGTGGTCTGTATGAATTGCTGGAATCAATCAGCACGAAAAGAAAAATGGAAAAACACACGTATTTGTTTCGGGAAGGAATGGATGCGGAAGAGCTTTATCTGATTCAATCAGGACTCATTGAAATCGGCAAGCTGACGTCTGACGGAAAAGACCTGACGCTTAGAATCTGCCAAAAAAACGATATTGTCGGGGAATTAACACTTTTCACTGAAGAGCCAAGATATATGCTCAGTGCAAAAGTGCTGGAGGATGGCGAGGTGCTCGTCATTAATAAAAACAAGCTGGAAAAGGAATTAATCCAAAACGGTGCTTTGACATTTGAATTTATGAAATGGATGAGCACCCACCTCCGGAAAATCCAGTCCAAAATCAGGGATCTGCTGCTTCATGGCAAAAAGGGAGCGCTCTACTCGACCCTTATCCGCTTATCAAACAGCTACGGGGTGGAACGAAGCGACGGCATTCTGATTAATATTGTGCTGACAAATCAGGACTTGGCAAAGTTTTGCGCGGCGGCAAGGGAAAGCGTCAACCGTATGTTAGGAGATCTCCGCAAACAAGGGGTTATTTCGATAGACGAATCCGGAAAAATTATTTTGCACAAGCGGGACTATTTACGATGTGAGATCGAGTGTGAAAATTGCCCGCTGGAGATTTGCAATATTGACTGA